Proteins encoded together in one Bradyrhizobium sp. PSBB068 window:
- a CDS encoding histidine kinase encodes MPSLFRFLTVVAVIFGIGYGIVFALANFVQPKPREMTVTIPPDKFLKK; translated from the coding sequence ATGCCCAGCCTGTTCCGCTTCCTGACGGTCGTCGCCGTGATTTTCGGGATCGGCTACGGCATCGTCTTCGCGCTGGCGAATTTCGTGCAGCCGAAGCCGCGCGAAATGACGGTGACCATCCCGCCGGATAAGTTCCTCAAGAAATAG
- a CDS encoding shikimate kinase produces the protein MSDAAVPASTTHPTLEADITAALGPRSIVLVGMMGAGKSTIGRRMAARLKLPFTDADTEIETAADMTIPEIFETHGEPYFRDGEARVIARILDSGPVVLATGGGAFMREETRNRIRDRAISIWLKADSDIIMRRVRRRADRPLLQNADPEATVNRLLSEREPVYRRADLTIASRDVPHDRIVDECLAALHAHLCGVRPASEPPSDGMNTTS, from the coding sequence ATGTCCGACGCAGCCGTCCCAGCGTCCACCACCCACCCGACCCTCGAGGCCGATATCACGGCCGCGCTGGGGCCGCGGTCGATCGTGTTGGTCGGCATGATGGGGGCCGGCAAGTCGACCATCGGCCGGCGGATGGCGGCGCGGCTGAAGCTGCCGTTCACCGATGCCGACACCGAGATCGAGACGGCGGCGGACATGACGATCCCGGAGATCTTCGAGACCCATGGCGAGCCGTATTTCCGCGACGGCGAGGCGCGGGTGATCGCCCGCATCCTCGACAGCGGCCCGGTGGTGCTGGCCACCGGCGGCGGCGCGTTCATGCGCGAGGAGACCCGCAACCGGATCCGCGACCGCGCGATCTCGATCTGGCTCAAGGCCGACAGTGATATCATCATGCGCCGGGTCCGCCGGCGCGCCGATCGGCCGCTGCTGCAGAACGCCGACCCCGAGGCGACCGTGAACCGCCTGCTCAGCGAGCGCGAGCCGGTCTATCGCCGCGCCGACCTGACGATCGCCTCGCGCGACGTGCCGCATGACCGTATCGTCGACGAATGCCTCGCAGCCCTGCATGCGCATCTGTGCGGCGTGCGTCCGGCCAGTGAGCCACCATCTGATGGAATGAACACGACCTCATGA
- a CDS encoding 3-dehydroquinate synthase — MTAPLKHSASVTVDVALGDRAYDIVIGRDVLASLGDRVAALRPGVRTAIVTDRTVARHWLEQTEASLAAAGVPTARIVVEEGEGSKSYATLTQVSEALIAAKIERNDLVIALGGGVVGDLAGFAAAILRRGVDFVQVPTSLLAQVDSSVGGKTGINSPQGKNLIGAFHQPVLVIADTSVLDTLSPRQFRAGYAEVAKYGILGDEAFFAWLEKNHADIFAGGAGREHAIATSCRAKAGVVSRDERETGERALLNLGHTFGHALEAATGFSDRLFHGEGVSVGMVLAAEFSAQLGMISTDDAARIARHLSAVGLPTRLQDIAGFTQEGLADADALLALMAQDKKVKRGKLTFILLEAVGRAVIANNVEPQPVRDFLQAKLKA; from the coding sequence ATGACTGCGCCCTTGAAACATTCCGCCTCCGTTACCGTCGACGTCGCGCTCGGCGACCGTGCCTATGACATCGTGATCGGCCGCGACGTGCTGGCCTCGCTCGGCGACCGCGTCGCGGCGCTGCGCCCCGGTGTGCGGACCGCCATCGTCACCGACCGCACCGTCGCCAGGCACTGGCTGGAGCAGACCGAGGCGTCGCTCGCCGCCGCGGGCGTGCCGACGGCGCGGATCGTCGTCGAGGAAGGCGAGGGCTCGAAGAGCTACGCCACCCTGACGCAGGTCAGCGAAGCGCTGATCGCGGCCAAGATCGAGCGCAACGATCTGGTGATCGCGCTCGGTGGCGGCGTGGTCGGCGATCTCGCCGGCTTCGCGGCGGCGATCCTGCGCCGCGGCGTCGATTTCGTGCAGGTGCCGACCTCGCTGCTCGCGCAGGTCGATTCCTCGGTCGGCGGCAAGACCGGCATCAACTCGCCGCAAGGCAAGAACCTGATCGGCGCCTTCCATCAGCCGGTGCTGGTGATTGCGGACACCTCGGTGCTCGACACGCTGTCGCCGCGCCAGTTCCGCGCCGGCTACGCCGAGGTCGCGAAATACGGCATCCTGGGCGACGAGGCCTTCTTCGCCTGGCTCGAGAAGAACCATGCCGACATCTTCGCCGGCGGCGCCGGGCGCGAGCACGCGATCGCGACCTCCTGTCGCGCCAAGGCCGGCGTCGTCTCCCGCGACGAGCGCGAGACCGGCGAGCGTGCGCTGCTCAATCTCGGTCACACTTTCGGTCACGCGCTGGAAGCCGCAACCGGCTTCTCCGACCGCCTGTTCCACGGCGAGGGCGTCTCGGTCGGCATGGTGCTGGCCGCGGAGTTCTCGGCGCAGCTCGGCATGATCTCGACCGACGATGCCGCCCGGATCGCGCGTCATCTTTCCGCGGTAGGATTGCCGACGCGCCTGCAGGATATCGCGGGCTTCACGCAGGAAGGGCTCGCCGACGCCGACGCGCTGCTGGCGCTGATGGCGCAGGACAAGAAGGTCAAGCGCGGCAAGCTCACCTTCATCCTGCTCGAGGCGGTCGGCCGCGCCGTGATTGCCAACAATGTCGAGCCGCAGCCGGTGCGCGACTTCCTGCAAGCCAAGCTGAAGGCTTAG